TGGAAGGTTTATTATACCTTGTTTGAAAGGGCAGCTGAGGCCTGTCTGTCCCCTGAGGACTGTTAACTTAGCTCCACTATAAAATGATTCCAAAGGGGCCGGttgatggtacacctggtcgagcataaggacacaggttcaagccctcactccctgtctgtaagggaagctttatgagtggtgaagtagggctgtaggtctttgtctctctatctcccccttcctctcaagttctggctgtctctatccagtaaataaaagattaatttaaaaaaaaaaaaatctctttgtaaaataaaattgggccagttggtggcacacctggttgagagtatacATTCCAATGCcccagaacccaagttcaagcccctggtccccacctgcagggggatagctttgtaagtggtgaagcagggctgcgggtgtctctctgtctctttccctctctatcacccccttccctctcaatttctggttgtctctaaccaataaataaagattgaaaataaaattattccaAACAAATCATTTGATAGACTATAACACCAAGCAAGCTATTATGCCGGTCTCAATCAATCTTTAAGGGATCCCTGTTATTAAATGTGCCTGAGTTATTAATGCTTTGGCTTCTCTTCACTGAAAAGAAGCTCCTTGGTTTCTAGTGAACATTGGCCCTCAAGGCAAAGATGATACAATGATTACCTAAGAGAACTTAGCACTGTTgtgtctgaaaaagcactaagttagaaaaaaaatagataacccATCATTCCTTAAATGCCATCATCTTAATAGAATCCTTGTTTAGGTAGAATAACATCTGTGCTGTGAGCAAGTTCACTTCTTCAGCCTCCATTTCCTTATTGATGGGATTAaaactatttttgttttcttctagagttaaCTGGGCtcacctgcactactaatccactgctgggggtggccattttttatcccccattttattggataggacggagaaattgagggaggaggaacagatagatagagtgaaagacacctgcagatctgcttcaccgtttgtgaactgccccccaccccccacccccccacctgaaggtggggaccaggggctcaaacctggatccttgtgcttagtactatgtgcacttaactgaatgcTCCATCTCCCAGTCCCCAAAATATGTATTATTTCATTAAGAGTACCTGGATGCTTGAATGAAACATCTGCATGGCTTTAAGTACTAAGAGGAAGCTCTTCAAAAGACAGTCATACCTAGTAATCTTTAAGAATAGCAGTAAGtcgcgggagtcgggcggtagtgcagtgggttaagcgcacgtggtgcaaagtgcaagaactggcatatggatcctggttcgagcccccggctcctcacctgcaggggagtcgcttcacaggcggggaagcaggtctgcaggtgtctatctttctctcatcctctctgtcctcccctcctctctccatttctctctatcctatataacaacgacaacatcaacaacaataactacaacaataaaacaagggcaacaaaagggaataaataaataaagattgaaaaaaaagaatagcagtaAGTCATTGCACAATGAGTCTAAGggcagtgaatgaatgaatgaatgaatgaatgaatgaatgaatgaatgaatgagagtaCTCACTGAATGGCTCACCTCCAGGGTGTGCAGGACAGGCCAGTGGATGAGATCCTCACTTAAGCACCGAAGCCCACATCCAGGCTCTTTATAGCTTAAAGCGCAAGCCACACAAATCCAACAACTCCACTTAAGTGCCTCAAAGAATACCTCTTGCTTagtaagcatttttttcttttaattaataaaaccgaGATCAAAACTGCACAAAGCAAATGAAATACAGGATTCAAAAAGTTCCAGTTCCCAAGGGGCAGAACCTGGATGTCAGGGGGCAAACTCTTACTTTGAGAGCCAGAGGCTTCAGTTCTTGTCCTCCAGTTCCCTGGTCAGCAcctggagggagagggagtggcgGACCCTCCGGAGGGAATCCGTAGCCTGTGGTGGGAGGACACAGAAGGGTCATCAGAGTGTGGAAGCCGTCACTGTCTCTGGGATTCCGCAAAGCAGTGTCCCAGTGGCAAACAGCTGaactatttcaatttctatagatcttttttattttattgccaacagggttattgctgaggttcactGCCagaactgtgaatccactgctccagatggCCATATTCCCCCCACTATCCCCccacttttttccctctttcttttatgtgctaggacagggaaattgagagaggggatagagaaaggcTCCTGCATAACCACGTTACTGTCTTCCCATCTGCTGTTAAAAAGCTTAAAATTCcttttttctggggagatgatgtcatggctggaaaaaggaccagaaagctggatcagggaagagagtatggatggacctgtcaacgcccatattcagcagggaagcaattacagaagccagaccttccaccttctgcatcccacaatgaccctgggtccatactcccagagggataaagaacaggaaagttatcaggggagggaggggatgggatatggagatctggtggtgggaattgtgtggagttgtaccactcttatcctttgtttttttgtcagtgtttcctttttataaatgaaaaaattttttaattccttttttctttttttttaaagattttatttatttatgagaaagacaggaggagaaagaaccagacatcactccggcacatgtgctgccggggaccgaactcagaacctcatgtttgagagtccaaagctttatcactgcgccacctcccggaccactaaaaaaaatccttttttcttaaatgatctttatttattggacagccagccagaaattgagagggaaggaagaaatagggagagagagacagagagagacctgcagccctgcttcaccacttgcaaagctttaccctacaggcagggaccgaGGCTTCGGTGTTCGCTTTCATAAAACACTGACAGCTACAAAGCCACAATCAatcttgatgttttttttttccaagtgtaCTTCATGAAGTGAAAGTTTTCAACAGCAGTCTACTTTACCTCAAGAGTCATTTAAAACATACCCCCACATCTACAATTGATCTTGATGAtgggttttaaaaataaaaaaatactcatTTAGTAAAAtgaaagttttccatataaaatctGTCTGTTTTAGTCAGTCAAGACACTTACACATGCATTCAAAGAAGGAGAAATGAGTAGCAGGCATGCCTCTGCACTGAACAAACAACCACTTCAAAGTTCtgctctagggagtcaggcagtagcacagcgggttaaactcatgtggcacaaagggcaaagactggcatatggatcccggttcgagcccccggctccccacctgcaggggagtcgcttcccaggcggtgaagcaggtctgcaggtgtctgtctttctctcctcctctctgtcttcccctcctctctccatatctctctgtcctatccaacaacgacgacatcagtaacagcaattacaacaatataaaacaacaagggcaacaaaagggaaaacatagatAAAGTTTTGCTCTGATTCAGGACCAAAATTCAGCCAGCTTAGTGGGTTGTCAGGAAAGTAGTGATGTTGTCTTTacgcagaaaaaaaggaaaaggagagccgggggttggtacacctggttaggcacacagagtgcaaagcacaaggatccagttttgagcctccactttccacttgcagggagcagtgaagcaggtctgcaggtatgtctctgcctctctccctatctcctcttcctcttcctctctcaattgctctgtcctatctaataaaattgaaaaaaaaaagcccactagaagcagtgcatttgtagtgctggcaccaaatcccagcaatcaccctggaggcaaaagaaagaaagaaagaaagaaagaaagaaagaaagaaagaaagaaagaaaggcagagaaaaaaaggaaaaatacatcatgacttcctCTACAACTCAGTATTTCCCTGAGACCAAGTTCTGAGTCCCCTAAACAAGACGTGGATGTAAGATGCTGTGTTTGTGACAAGCTACCTTAGCGAGATCTTCTTTTAGCTTGTTGTACTGTGCCACATCAAAATGCTGTTTCTTGGATTTCTTGTGGAAGAAGTGAAGAAACTGCCGCCTCTGGACCGTCGAGTAAGTATAGTTCTTAGGAGGGGGAAGAAAATCATGTTTTTAGTAAAAGAAATACCCTCACAAGAAACGTAGTTTCTCATGAGAGAATATTCACAGTCCCCACCAGTGCAAGTGTAAGGTCCCATGCACACACATGAGAGAAGCATTTAGTCTGGTCTGCTCTGGGGTGAGCTGCTCCCTCTGGAAGCCAGCATGCTGGACCAGAAGAAACCACGGACATTCTGGACAAAAATGACTTTCAAAGTAAAGGTAAAGTCACCAAGTGATTTCCAGGTCAAAGCCCACTGGATGTGTGGTGAGGGCACAGAGAATGGTGTGTTTCCCACaagaggaactttttttttttttgcttccagggttatttctggggcttggtgcctgcactacaaacccactactcctggaggccatttccccccatttttgttgcccttattgttgttggacaggacagagggaaattgagagaggagggggagacagaaagggggagagaaagatagacacctgcaaacctgcatcaccgcctgtgaagcgactgccctgcaggtggggagctgggggctcaaactgggatccttaggtcagaTTTCTTTGCTAAACATGTTTCAACTTTGCTTTCTCCTGGGAAAGGACTCACCTGGCGAGTGATTATAAAGTATGCAAAGAAGACCATGGAGTTTGCAACTGTGATGAAGTATGTCACCGGCTCCATGATGTCCCAGGAGTACACCCACCAGGTGAGCCAGGCCAGGGCCCCGCCCTGCACCGACAGCAGTGCCAGCCCTGCCCACAGGAGTCCGCTGGTGGTGGCTTTGGAGCGTGCTTCAATTCGAGCTTTCatctgggggggagggaggtatgGAGAGGAAATGACTTAAGTTTTGCAGGGCAGCAGTATAAAACCCGCCCCAGGATGGAACAAAAGCAAAGCCATGCACATATGCACTTGTTCCAAGAAGTCtgatttgtaaattaaaaaaggaacaaGGAAACAGATAAAGCATATGTGTGAGTGAGTATGCTCTAGTCTCTCCTTGATCTTTTGTTGGAGGAAGAAGGGAATCCCACCTCCTGTGGAACAACTGTCAACAACACACAACTATCTACACCACAGTCCAGACCTCAGAAGTCATCCTCTAGAACCCGACTAAAGGTACAAGCCTTGTCTCCCTGGAGCAGCAATTCTACTTCTGGGCATTCACCTGACAGGGGCTCTGcacattctttatatatatttgtatatttattcctatttgttgtccttgctgtttttattattgtagttattgttgttattgatgtcattgttgttgaataagacagaaatggagagaagaggcgaagacagagagggagagagaaagatagacacctgcagacctgcttcaccgcttcaccTACTTCACCtactgactcccctacaggtggggagccgggggctcaaaccaggatccttatgctggtccttctgctttgtgccatgtgcacttaacccactgcactaccgcccgactcctttgcTCTGCACATTCTATCTTACAGATTCACACTGACAGGCCTCTATTGACTGCCATCTCCAGCAAGCATAGAAAAACATAtgtcatgggggccaggtggtggcacacctggttcgagccccgggtccctacctacaaggggtggggggagaagttttgtgagtggtgaagcagggattcaggtatctatatctttctgtctctatctctatctcccctttccctcctgatttctggctacttccatctaataaataaagataataaagaaaagaaagacaaacatgtcatgacttttccaacaaccctatAGAAATGCAGCAGGAATAGAGAAGCTCTCCATGTGCCAACAGGAGATTTTTTCAGAAACTCTGAGGAGAGTTGTGCACCCATTTCTGAAAAGGGGAACAAAGTCCAATGTGTTTGATATCTGtgtgcaggaagaggaagcctgTAGGGACCCTCAGGTTATGTGGGGTTATGGGAAGCCGGGAGACTCTGGGAGAGAGACTTTGCTTTCTGTTAGGTCTGTTATCTCCATTCTCACATTTCAGTGCACCCATTCAGTTCAttaccagttgtttttttttaaatttattttcccttttgttgcccttgtcgtttttcagtgttgtagttgttattgttgttattgatgttgtcgttgttagacagaacagagagaaatggagagaggaggggaagacagaagggggagagaaagacagacacctgcagacctgcccgcctgtgtagcaactcccttgcaggtggggagccaggggctcgaaccgggatacttttgccagtccttgtgcttcgcagcacgtgcgcttaacccactgcactaccgcctgactccccattaccAGCTTTTAATAGTATAGttaagtgggggctgggtggtggtggtacaaggatctgggttcaagtccctagtctccacctgaaggggcgaggcttcatgagtagtgaggcaaggctgcaggtatttcttgatctttccctcttccccctctcccccctattTCTCTAtcataatagaaaattaaaagttAGGTGACCTGGGAACTGGGACAGTGGATAAAGAGTTGAACCTTCAAacagggatgctctggttctctgattatttaaaaaataaatctgcaaagatcaagttaaaaaaaaaattaaaatgtggttCTAGGGTTGATGAAATAGCGCATTTAGATGGTGTGAGGTGTTGCCATGTATGAGACCCAGGTCAAACCCAGCTCCCAGAGACATCACGGCCCAGCCTGAGGACCAGGCAGGCTAGAGTGAGGTGGCCAATCTCCAGTGCAGCCTCCTGAGTTTGGGATCAGGTTCCACCTGCCATCAGCTATAGCCATTGGGGGATCTATGGTCCTCATCCTCGGCTGAAGAaaaggctggggacacagcaccatggtcctgcccgaggctctgaggtcccctgttcattccccagcaccaccattactggtccctgttcgggcgccaccatgtgggtattgccggacatggcgggcaggaacccagaccagtttggagtaattctgtggaaaaacgcatgtgaaaccccttcccatggtcaaagggggtcaggccctttccaaattttatcaagtgggtctttccatttgatctTAATAGCTggaagggtgggtggtgtttgccaatgaagaataatagaaagtaggtccgagtttttgtaaatattaaagagatttaatgtagttaaggcttttgccagctggatattgggggtacatttcccctttctctttatttaattgagccttaagggatttatgggccctctcgacaatgccttgtccctgtggattatatggaatgtctgtagtatgagtaatgttccagagggaacaaaaatctttaaattatttgctggtaaaagcagtcctattgtcagttttaagttgaagatgtacaCCCATTACagtaaaacaggagagcatatggcttataagcttttttgagctttctcccatctgagctgtagcccacataaacttagagaaggtatcaattgagacaaacacatatttttgtttgccaaagttgggtatgtgggtgacatcaatttgccaaagagcattggcttttaagcctcgggggttaacaccaagagtttgaatagcaggtgctttgattagacctgcacaccATCAGCCataactgagcagggctctagtctctctcttattagaataaataataaataaatgtataaataacagAGTGGTGACAGTCCCAGCCTCAGGGGCCCCCTGAGAGGATGAAGGGAGGAGGTGAGTGGGGGTCACGTCTATAGGAGGCTCACCGAGGGTGTTTCCTCACCTGTTCCAAGGGCAACAGCTGCCTCTTCAGGTGGCTGATTCTCTCCAACAGGTGCCGCTCCTGCCTCTTCTGCAGCTCTTCCAAGTGCATGGCCATGAACAGCCGGTGCACCAAGTACTTCACCTTCTCCATCTCGACCGTCTGCTCACCACTGGGTTTTGCTAAGACACAAGACAAACAGGAGGTGGTCACCATATCAGTCCCTGCAGGGTCCCCAGGGCAGGGATTCATCGGTGTCCCGGGGCCAGCTGCTTGGAAGCTCCCCACTAGCCAGCTCTCCTAGCCTGCTTGACAGGCACTTTATCCTCCTGTAAAATGAGTTTTGCTGTTTTGCCAAAAAGCCTTGTGCAGGAAGTTTAAGGGGAGTCCCTGTCCTCTAGAGGAATCTGAGGATACTGTGCCTCAACTTTAAACACCTGAGTTCAGCTAAGACatcctctgccccacccccaaactcATCTATCCCAATAGGTATCTCCCTGGGAGATACACAGCAGTAGATACACACCTGACTTGTATGCCTGGTgccccagaggctccaggttcaagccctagcaacaCCATgagacaaagctgagcagtgtactgTCTGGTCAGTTtcgtgaaaaaatatatatctatatatctgtgtatatatatatatattttaattgccaccaggctggggttcagtgccatcactatgaaATCACTTCTGTCagaagccattctttttttttttttctttttgacaggacagggagaaactgagaagggagggagagacaaagagggagagataaagacagacacctgcaggcctgcttcaccatttgtcaagcgtcccttctgcaggtagagatctagggctcaaatctggatccttgcacatggtaacctgtgcttaaccatgtatgccatcacctggcccctgaaaaatgtatatttttaacaaaagaaaaatgaggggctgggtggtagcattcCCAGTAGAGTACACCATATAGGAGGTTACCATACAGGAGGACCTGGGTCAAGCCCCCACTAcagagggggacacttcacaagtggtggagcagtgttgtagctgtctcttttttcctctctcctcctcattcctatttctctgtctctatcaaaatgaaagaaaaattaatatatacatacacacacatatatatatttatatatcaccaGGAATACTAGTTATTGTGAAGGCACTGAACCTCAATGATAagaccttggtgacaaaaaaaaaaatcctcttatgAAACACAGGAGGAAAGCTGGTGTAAAGCACATACACACAGTGTGGCTATATGTCTGagtgctttctttcctcttttttttttttttgcctctagggttattgctggggctcagtgcctggaggccattttccccatttttaccCTTGTTAGTGTTTGTTATTGCtactgctgttggacaggacagagagaaattgagagaggagaggaagacagaaaaggggagagcaaggcagatacctgaagacctgctttattgtTTGTGAAACAATCCCCCTTCCCCCGCacgcgggtggggagctgggggcctgaaccaggatccttacactggtccttgcgctttgcaccacgtgtgcttaaaccactgtgttACACAACGCCCACCTCCGTTTTCTTTCTATTGGTGTTGAGAGTCCTCTTTATATTGTGGAACATACTGTTAGCTAgtatctttgtttttcctttcttttcagacagagaaagcgacaaacagagagggaatgagaatggggaaaagagggagggaaggaagaagggagagagagagagagagagagaaggagagagggacagagagagatacctgtaacactgttctacctctcatgaagcttcccctctggggAAAGTGGGGTCCTGGGGTTAGAGCCCGAGTACTTGAGCgtggtaacatgtgaactctactgggtgcaccaccaccacctgcctctgcCCATGTGGGAGCCTTCTAATCTGATGGGgtgctttttgtttcttcttcagtTTCCATTGCCAATGAAGCTGAGTCTgtgaatacatctttgatgttaaggtcctgaagtaTTTCACCTATGTTTCCATCTGTgtattttacagtttttttttttttaaagtttttcatcattgagtctAAACTATTTTGAGTGGATGATGTTAAGTGGTAGTCTAGGTTTTTTTCTTCTATGTGTGGCTATCTAGTTTTTCCCAATACCGTTTGTAGAAGAGGCTTCTCTTTTCTCcagtgagtgtttttttttttttttttttaatgcttttatcACACACGAGAGGCCGCATACCTGTGTGGGTCTGTTTTTGGaaaaccacttctttttttttttttaaagcagtaatATTATGCCAAAGTCGATATCTTCAAGTGAATTTATAAAAGTCTTGAGAGAGTTACCAGAGGCTAACAACAGTGTTGAAGACCAAGCAAGATGCATAGAAAAGCTTTAACACTAGTTTTCCAAAGCCACTCCAGTCATTTGGTTAATGAAAAACTTCCCCCCCCCTGGTTTTATAACCAATATTAacacaaaaaagagagaacagtTATTTCATTAGATTAATACCCAAGGGGCCAGGGGGAAGTTCACTCACTAGAGTGCACATCTCATCGTGtgtgaggaccccagttcaagtctctgCTTCTCACCTATGGGGGGGGATCTTCACGAGCAATAAGGTGTCGGGCTGCGacgcagaggagagaggagatctggagtggagagggaacacaattctttattcacacaggcacctcagagttgggtgagagcgcagcagtttgggccacgtggagctagccaaaatggccgtcTCCTGCTATGTGCCACACCCTTCCGTTCACCGATgagaaaagcgggcaagagagcgaggggcggaagaagaaaggctttatagggcaaaaatcaggagtgacgagccgggacaggattggctgggaaaggcactccactctcgcgggaactggcaatagcctgaggggacaacatggcagaacaggcgctcggagaatgtcccaactcttgcgggaactagcagtagcctgatgggacaatatggcagatgtgactgcatctgcacaatttcccagcagtaagcagtgctctagatgtctctcctttcttgtcTCTATTactttatcaaaagaaaaaggaaaggaaaatggccactagggggtgaggaggtggtgcacctggttaagcattcctgttacagtgtgcaaggacctgggttcaagcccctggtccccagctgtggtgggaggtgggagtggggggaggggcatgcttcacgagtggtgaagcatggctgcagttgtctctctgtctctttccctttctctgtctccccctggcccctcaatttctttgtctctatccaataataaatagatttttaaaaagaataaaagaaagaaaatagttctTAGAAATGGAACTGTGCAATCACTGagcctggtggctggaaaaattATTCAAAAATTATTCAGTGCAAGAGCTTGGAGGGTAAACTAAAATCATaggccaaacacacacacacgcc
The DNA window shown above is from Erinaceus europaeus chromosome 2, mEriEur2.1, whole genome shotgun sequence and carries:
- the MCUB gene encoding calcium uniporter regulatory subunit MCUb, mitochondrial, with the translated sequence MLLRPGSWPRRPPFSCPGPRAPHRPQIELLQPSGPLKPWQRLYNTAAPPDGITICYRHGLPAITLTLPTRSERCQFVVKPLLSTVGSFLQDLQHEDRGIQKARVLSADGTEIATSTSMEVLLMNDFKLVINNKIYDVQSLKEAKPSGEQTVEMEKVKYLVHRLFMAMHLEELQKRQERHLLERISHLKRQLLPLEQMKARIEARSKATTSGLLWAGLALLSVQGGALAWLTWWVYSWDIMEPVTYFITVANSMVFFAYFIITRQNYTYSTVQRRQFLHFFHKKSKKQHFDVAQYNKLKEDLAKATDSLRRVRHSLSLQVLTRELEDKN